A window of the Tunturibacter empetritectus genome harbors these coding sequences:
- a CDS encoding TonB-dependent receptor, which produces MKQQCSTAKGLSNRRNHISRIFVVCLVILLPFLGHPRAFAQTSFGSIVGTIKDSAGATVVGAQVTLTNNGTGQTETANTGSGGNYTFLNLNPGSYSVVVSNPGFKAFNLSHVDVTIGGTTRADAALSLGDVSQSVTVEASENTSLQTDSSSLGGVVEGRQVLESPLNGRNVNNLLDFVPGVVPGGGTSGNTMANGGSGSFQAGAQTQAIAYGNYQIGGGFSGQSLFFVDGVLSNIPENNVNSLVPTQDAVQEFRVSTNNVTAEFGGFAGGVIQISTKSGTNEFHGSAYEYFRNTVLDANDWFSNHQGLPRPPLHQNQFGANVGGPLIKNKLFFFFSYERETLTSGSISTYTLPTAAQLSGDFSALGTNIYNPATGVQYSCNGRLNVICAPDPTAVKILQLEAPLPNRPGLTNNYVATAPISGAQNQYNARVDYSLGKADQLFARYTFWNPHNGDSDPLGTKTGAGPTGNTTTEAVVGDNHVFNQSTIADLRLSYLENYNFQVPLSNGFNQSAINANYGALQSQQVNNQGLLPGLGIQNYSVGAELSQLYWLNTAYSINGSLTKVKGRHTIKVGGIGRQIEWTGFGNNQGVGLSALSSFTASPSDPTSGNALASFLAGVPSSVGINEVGATRAFLHSYGFYGVDTYQASNKLTLNLGVRWEQPGSYSEVNNNDTVLLPNLATSLPAVTNPVTGSSQATVGGLSFVASPDYSSRREEQLHWKLFSPRVGFAYRLDDQTVVRSGYGIAFLPAEITADGPGGSPINSASTSLANTPGTSYAGEPTVANPFPNGINLPLGRNPMALTQLLGQGIGSRIPDQPYGYVQQFNFGIERALSNKSTFTLAYAGAKGTHLVLSQGFTGTGINLNQLPDQYDSIGGDPGSGTGLFTPTPNPYAGRFSSGGQLNQPTVLQGYLLKPYPQYTGVNQSVPRFGASTYEALQSSFTQRTSHGGLIQVAYTWAKLLSNTDNTSSFQDGQGGQGVVQDNYNVKAEKSISLQDLTNNLVINYGIDLPFGRRQMYLNRANSLVNAVVGGWRVNGITTFHSGLPVPFSTNGNFLSQYFGSGPIRPNVIPGCVKTATGSAQNRVNSWFNTTPNSEGGKGCFYNPGQFQFGDERRVDSNIRSAGAANFDFSANKSFPIFERVTGKFSVETFNLFNRAQFAPPNSNLNDPAFGTVTRQVNLPRTLQFAMRVSF; this is translated from the coding sequence ATGAAACAGCAATGTTCTACGGCAAAAGGTCTTTCAAACCGCCGAAATCACATCTCTCGCATTTTTGTGGTGTGCCTCGTCATTCTCCTGCCGTTCCTCGGCCATCCGCGGGCATTCGCGCAGACCAGCTTCGGGTCGATCGTCGGCACCATTAAGGACTCCGCTGGCGCGACCGTAGTCGGTGCCCAAGTCACGTTGACGAACAACGGCACCGGTCAAACGGAAACTGCGAACACAGGCAGTGGAGGCAACTACACCTTCCTCAACCTCAATCCGGGTTCCTATTCAGTCGTCGTCTCGAACCCTGGCTTTAAGGCGTTCAATCTATCGCATGTCGACGTGACCATCGGCGGCACGACGCGTGCCGATGCAGCTCTCTCTCTAGGCGATGTGTCGCAAAGCGTGACGGTTGAGGCGTCGGAAAACACCAGTCTTCAGACGGACAGCTCCTCGTTGGGCGGGGTGGTTGAGGGGAGACAGGTTCTTGAGTCTCCGCTCAACGGTCGGAATGTAAACAACCTTTTGGACTTCGTTCCTGGCGTTGTGCCCGGCGGCGGAACCTCGGGCAATACTATGGCCAACGGAGGCAGCGGTAGCTTCCAGGCGGGTGCACAGACGCAGGCAATCGCATACGGCAACTACCAGATCGGCGGCGGCTTCAGCGGACAAAGCCTATTCTTCGTCGACGGCGTGCTGTCCAACATCCCGGAGAACAACGTCAACTCGCTGGTGCCCACACAGGACGCTGTGCAGGAGTTTCGCGTTTCGACGAATAACGTGACCGCAGAGTTTGGCGGTTTCGCAGGCGGGGTCATTCAAATCTCCACCAAGAGCGGCACGAACGAGTTTCACGGCTCGGCTTATGAGTACTTCCGAAACACGGTGCTTGATGCGAACGACTGGTTCAGCAACCATCAGGGACTTCCGCGGCCGCCGCTGCATCAGAATCAGTTCGGAGCCAACGTCGGTGGCCCGCTCATCAAGAACAAGCTGTTCTTCTTCTTCTCCTACGAGCGCGAGACGCTAACCTCGGGAAGCATCTCTACCTACACGCTTCCAACCGCTGCGCAATTGAGCGGCGACTTCTCGGCTCTGGGAACGAACATCTATAACCCTGCGACCGGCGTGCAGTACTCCTGCAACGGGCGCCTCAATGTTATCTGCGCTCCCGATCCCACCGCAGTAAAGATCCTTCAGCTCGAGGCTCCACTTCCGAACCGTCCGGGACTGACGAACAACTATGTCGCCACTGCGCCAATCTCAGGCGCACAGAACCAGTACAACGCTCGCGTGGATTACAGCCTGGGTAAGGCGGATCAACTCTTCGCGCGGTACACCTTCTGGAATCCGCACAACGGCGACAGTGATCCGTTGGGGACCAAGACTGGCGCGGGGCCGACCGGCAATACGACCACAGAAGCAGTTGTGGGCGACAATCACGTCTTCAATCAGTCAACTATCGCCGACCTCAGGCTCTCCTACCTCGAGAACTACAACTTTCAAGTTCCCCTCTCGAATGGATTCAACCAAAGCGCCATCAACGCAAACTACGGCGCGCTACAGTCGCAGCAGGTCAACAACCAGGGTCTGCTACCAGGCCTCGGTATCCAGAACTATAGTGTGGGAGCTGAGCTCTCGCAGCTCTACTGGCTAAACACCGCATACTCGATCAACGGAAGTCTGACCAAAGTCAAAGGCCGCCACACTATCAAGGTCGGCGGTATTGGACGCCAAATCGAGTGGACTGGCTTCGGCAACAATCAGGGAGTTGGACTGAGTGCGCTCTCGAGCTTTACCGCGAGCCCCTCCGATCCCACCTCTGGAAACGCCCTTGCCTCCTTCCTGGCAGGCGTGCCATCGAGCGTTGGTATTAATGAGGTTGGTGCAACTCGTGCCTTCCTTCACTCCTACGGCTTCTACGGCGTTGATACTTACCAGGCGAGCAATAAGCTAACGCTGAATCTCGGCGTTCGCTGGGAGCAGCCCGGATCCTACTCTGAGGTTAACAACAACGACACCGTCCTGCTCCCCAACCTAGCGACTAGTCTTCCGGCTGTTACAAATCCCGTCACTGGCTCGAGCCAGGCGACGGTCGGCGGTCTCTCCTTCGTTGCAAGCCCGGATTACTCCTCGCGACGTGAGGAGCAGCTCCACTGGAAGCTCTTCTCTCCACGCGTTGGATTCGCCTATCGTCTGGACGATCAAACCGTCGTTCGCAGCGGTTACGGTATCGCCTTTCTCCCGGCCGAAATTACGGCGGACGGACCTGGAGGCAGCCCGATCAACTCAGCCTCGACAAGCCTTGCCAACACACCGGGCACCAGTTACGCCGGAGAGCCTACGGTCGCTAATCCCTTCCCGAACGGGATCAACCTGCCACTCGGACGCAATCCTATGGCCCTGACGCAGCTTCTAGGACAAGGGATCGGATCTCGCATCCCCGATCAACCTTACGGTTACGTACAGCAATTCAACTTCGGCATAGAGCGCGCCTTGAGTAACAAGTCGACCTTCACGCTTGCCTACGCCGGAGCAAAGGGCACCCACCTTGTGCTCTCACAGGGCTTCACCGGGACCGGCATCAATCTCAACCAACTGCCTGATCAGTACGACTCTATTGGCGGCGACCCCGGCTCAGGGACCGGTCTCTTCACCCCAACACCGAACCCATACGCAGGAAGGTTCTCCTCGGGTGGCCAACTGAATCAGCCCACGGTGCTCCAAGGCTACTTGCTGAAGCCGTACCCGCAGTACACGGGAGTCAACCAGAGTGTCCCGCGGTTTGGCGCCTCCACTTACGAGGCGCTGCAGTCAAGTTTCACACAGCGCACCAGCCACGGAGGTCTCATCCAGGTTGCCTACACCTGGGCGAAGCTGCTTAGCAACACGGACAACACCAGCAGCTTCCAAGATGGACAAGGTGGCCAAGGCGTCGTGCAGGACAACTACAACGTCAAGGCGGAAAAGTCGATTAGCCTTCAGGACCTGACCAACAACCTCGTGATCAACTACGGCATAGATCTTCCGTTCGGCCGCCGCCAGATGTATCTCAATCGTGCGAACTCTTTAGTCAACGCGGTCGTCGGCGGATGGCGTGTGAACGGCATCACGACCTTCCACAGCGGACTGCCGGTGCCGTTCTCTACCAACGGAAACTTCCTGAGCCAGTACTTCGGTTCCGGACCTATTCGGCCGAACGTCATTCCCGGTTGCGTCAAAACCGCGACGGGGTCGGCGCAGAACAGAGTCAATTCGTGGTTCAACACCACTCCAAATTCGGAAGGCGGCAAGGGTTGCTTCTACAATCCGGGCCAATTCCAGTTCGGCGATGAACGGCGCGTGGATTCAAACATCCGCTCTGCCGGCGCGGCCAACTTTGACTTCTCCGCAAACAAGAGCTTTCCGATATTCGAGCGCGTGACCGGAAAGTTTAGCGTGGAGACTTTCAATCTTTTCAACCGCGCGCAATTCGCGCCACCGAACAGCAACCTGAACGATCCCGCATTCGGTACCGTCACGAGACAAGTCAATCTGCCGCGTACCTTGCAGTTCGCCATGCGTGTGTCGTTCTAA
- a CDS encoding glycoside hydrolase family 32 protein yields MPASTLAADPMRPQFHLLPARNWMNDPNGPVYFNGQYHMFFQYNPQGPTWGNMSWNHAVSNDMLHWSHLQLALTPTPDGPDSFGVFSGSALQVGKRVYFVYTGTKVSTAKLATIRDGQDRIQESQCLAWSDDPQLIKWTKNPQPVVPLPPEGMKITGFRDPSVWKQGDWYYMTIGAGVAKIGGCVLLYRSKDLNAWEYMHPLSSGLWNGKPASNPCDSGEMWECPEFFALDGGHVLIYSTEGKVFWQSGVLDQVTMKFQSFKTGLLDLDAFYAPKTQLDAHGRRILWGWIPERRPEAAMREAGWSGMMSLARVMNLDKDGSLRLRVLPESRHLRAGAVPKQQSATGARAVLKGASGEVICSGVKGKSFELTLASNSAELLHISYSSVEHRLNVAGHEVALEPTDEPRIHIFVDGSVIESIVSERVGYTSRFYYSAKTAPDITASVKGEGQITAWKISPITGNRLTTPASQV; encoded by the coding sequence ATGCCCGCAAGCACTCTTGCGGCTGACCCTATGCGCCCCCAGTTTCATCTGCTGCCCGCAAGAAACTGGATGAACGACCCCAATGGACCGGTATACTTTAACGGGCAGTACCATATGTTTTTTCAGTACAACCCCCAGGGTCCGACGTGGGGCAATATGAGCTGGAATCACGCGGTAAGCAATGACATGCTGCACTGGTCTCATCTTCAGCTTGCACTCACTCCTACTCCCGACGGACCGGACTCCTTTGGAGTCTTCTCCGGATCGGCGCTGCAGGTCGGCAAGCGTGTCTACTTCGTCTACACCGGAACGAAGGTGAGCACAGCCAAGCTCGCGACGATTCGCGACGGCCAGGACAGGATTCAGGAGTCGCAGTGTCTCGCGTGGTCCGACGATCCGCAACTCATCAAGTGGACCAAGAACCCGCAACCGGTTGTGCCGCTTCCCCCCGAGGGCATGAAGATCACCGGCTTTCGCGATCCGTCTGTGTGGAAACAAGGCGACTGGTATTACATGACGATCGGGGCGGGAGTGGCCAAGATCGGTGGATGCGTTCTGCTCTACCGATCGAAGGATCTGAACGCGTGGGAGTACATGCATCCGCTGTCCAGCGGATTGTGGAACGGCAAACCGGCCTCGAATCCATGCGATAGTGGTGAGATGTGGGAGTGCCCCGAGTTCTTCGCGCTCGATGGCGGCCATGTACTGATCTACTCGACCGAAGGCAAGGTCTTCTGGCAATCCGGCGTGCTCGATCAAGTCACGATGAAGTTCCAAAGCTTTAAAACGGGACTGCTCGATCTGGACGCATTCTATGCGCCGAAAACACAGCTTGATGCGCATGGCCGCAGGATCCTATGGGGATGGATCCCCGAGAGGCGGCCGGAGGCTGCAATGCGCGAGGCCGGATGGTCCGGCATGATGAGTCTGGCGCGTGTCATGAATCTCGACAAAGATGGTTCTCTTCGCCTTCGCGTGCTCCCGGAATCGAGGCATTTGCGTGCAGGTGCCGTTCCAAAACAGCAGTCGGCAACGGGAGCTAGGGCGGTGCTCAAGGGCGCCTCCGGAGAGGTGATATGTTCAGGCGTCAAGGGAAAAAGCTTTGAGCTAACCCTGGCGAGCAACTCTGCCGAGCTTCTCCACATCAGCTACTCGAGCGTGGAGCATAGGTTGAATGTGGCGGGACACGAGGTAGCCCTTGAACCGACGGATGAGCCGAGAATTCATATCTTCGTAGACGGCTCAGTGATCGAATCAATCGTAAGCGAACGCGTGGGCTATACTAGTCGCTTCTACTACAGCGCAAAGACCGCACCCGATATTACGGCTAGCGTAAAAGGCGAAGGTCAAATTACCGCATGGAAGATCTCACCGATTACGGGCAATCGTCTTACCACGCCCGCATCCCAGGTGTAG
- a CDS encoding GntR family transcriptional regulator gives MAEMEDGFDESEDRDSSSQPKYLNIVQTLRQKLNSGHYRGGARLPSEAELTRRFKVSRMTVVKAIQHLQQEGLVVRRVGSGTYAAPQDGSESLVFGLLIPDLGETEIFEPICRGMVRSPQAKRHSLLWGHSFASADNKEEQAKQLCQHYLDQKVNGVFFAPLEFSPHRERVNREILKKLDQATIPVVLLDRCGLRFPAMSRHDLVGLDNRRAGYLITEHLLKLGAKNIAFLARKGSVETVEARIVGCREALFAVGRSLVEIVIVPEDAIDSKTIREVLDRRSLDTLVCANDHIAANLMQTLLGLGKRVPEQVRVAGFDDVSYAGLLPVPLTTMHQPCGNIGAAAMSAMLERINNPFLSPRSILLDAHLVVRQSCGTLTD, from the coding sequence ATGGCCGAGATGGAAGATGGTTTCGACGAAAGTGAAGATCGGGATAGCAGCTCGCAGCCCAAGTATCTCAATATCGTACAAACGTTAAGGCAGAAACTAAACTCGGGCCACTACCGGGGAGGTGCCCGGCTGCCGAGCGAGGCGGAACTAACGCGACGGTTCAAGGTGAGCCGCATGACCGTCGTTAAGGCTATTCAGCATTTGCAGCAGGAGGGCCTAGTCGTGAGGCGCGTGGGGTCCGGAACCTACGCGGCGCCCCAGGACGGATCGGAGAGCCTCGTTTTCGGCCTGCTCATACCTGATCTCGGCGAAACTGAGATTTTCGAGCCCATTTGTCGCGGCATGGTTCGATCTCCGCAGGCGAAGCGGCACTCGCTGCTCTGGGGACATTCCTTCGCCAGCGCGGACAACAAAGAGGAGCAGGCCAAACAGCTCTGTCAGCACTATCTCGATCAGAAGGTCAATGGAGTCTTCTTCGCGCCGCTCGAGTTCAGCCCGCATCGTGAGCGCGTCAATAGAGAAATTCTCAAGAAATTGGATCAGGCCACCATCCCGGTCGTACTGTTAGACCGCTGCGGACTGAGGTTTCCCGCCATGAGCCGGCACGATTTGGTCGGTCTTGACAATCGGCGTGCAGGGTACCTCATCACCGAACACCTGCTCAAGCTGGGGGCGAAAAACATTGCGTTTCTGGCCCGAAAAGGTTCGGTGGAGACCGTAGAGGCCCGCATTGTCGGTTGCCGCGAGGCACTCTTCGCCGTGGGCAGATCGTTGGTTGAAATCGTCATTGTTCCTGAAGACGCGATTGATTCGAAGACGATCCGCGAGGTCCTCGACCGTAGATCGCTTGACACACTCGTTTGTGCCAACGACCACATCGCGGCCAATCTAATGCAAACCCTGCTCGGGTTGGGCAAACGGGTTCCAGAACAGGTCCGGGTCGCCGGGTTCGACGATGTCAGCTACGCCGGATTGCTGCCTGTCCCTCTCACAACAATGCACCAGCCATGCGGCAATATCGGCGCAGCTGCTATGTCGGCAATGCTCGAAAGAATAAACAATCCTTTTCTTTCTCCTCGCTCCATCCTTCTCGACGCCCACCTAGTCGTGCGGCAGTCCTGTGGAACCTTGACCGACTAA
- a CDS encoding glycosyl hydrolase 2 galactose-binding domain-containing protein has protein sequence MNSRGNELMIAGSIICNLGGRIGAVALIAFAATGRGMAQSPTVPSLIIMAQPAVAYGPYNAHILQGGIGLSKNLHEHEALAAAQHSWSMSLWFKSDEPAQTAFLAGVGHPRENFPRYLALKDGRPAFWAGGMGEGHELIGATPLARGVWHSLAVSVDADGRSHLLADGAEVASGTIALGVSSSAILMAPTEDSSWPGTKHFGGLLAQVSLRSTPLSADAISAMSTVPAGLDNLPFEEGSRPWPIQTQGPSGMVAPQDPSLLPHSSAPFLAPKAVPWAVGTDAAINDGNTLILRHGWMLADAADIKVSGSEIAGSSFDDAKWMSAVVPGTVLTTLIARGVYPDPDFGLDNMAIPESLSKHSFWYRNTFTPPATMKGRKLAMTFHGINYRATIFINGNRVGDVLGAFRHKEFDVTQFVKPGEKNTLAVFIEPPFHPGIAHEQSLAAGSGDNGGVMMLDGPTFGATEGWDWIPGIRDRNIGIWQDVVVTASGAVEVAVPQIITHLSDPDPAITTAEITVRVPLANDTKAAVRGTVGIAFDDVHLSKAVIVPSGGTSVELSPKEFPQLIVQHPKLWWPNGYGAQDLHTMKLVFEQGRKASDVREERFGIREITYEISAFDASGHVRRVEDSPTVAKLLGKGPVIEQSHEGFRETPEGWITSIVPGMEDSPALKPDADMKPGTALVIKVNGIRIAVKGGSWGMDDMLKRVSRERIEPFFRLHKEANVNMIRNWMGQDTEDVFYELADEYGMLIWNDFWDSTQNWNLEPDDSELFLANAKDTISRYRNHPSIAVWCGRNEGVPPPAINVGLNKLITELDGTRYYSADSNKINLHDSGPYKYQEPEDYFTKLSLGFAVEVGLASPPTLEAFQAFLPKEDQWPISDDWAYHDWHQGGNGATEPFVQTINEEFGPATSLTDFDRKAQMLNYEGHRAVFEGFNAHLWQPNSGRLLWMTQPAWPSTQWQIFSHDYDTHGSFYGVKKASEPIHIQMNLPAHDVAIINNTLVPLTNVTVTARVFDTRSKPLLDKTATLTAAANAETPALAMELKAALEAARTVLIKLELKDSTGRLLSDNFYWLAANKSDYRRMNEMPAANLTATGKISATNGSERHATITLVNSGTGAAVATKLTLKDATTGLRILPAYYSDNYVSLLPGATKTIDIAYPTTSATTMMKVDLRGWNVTPASIALAP, from the coding sequence ATGAATTCAAGAGGGAATGAATTAATGATTGCTGGATCCATCATTTGCAATTTGGGCGGACGAATCGGCGCAGTTGCTCTCATCGCTTTCGCCGCAACTGGCCGTGGCATGGCGCAGAGTCCCACCGTGCCAAGTCTTATCATCATGGCCCAACCGGCAGTGGCGTACGGCCCGTACAACGCACACATCCTTCAGGGGGGCATTGGACTCAGCAAGAATCTTCATGAGCATGAGGCTCTCGCAGCAGCACAGCATAGCTGGTCGATGTCGCTCTGGTTCAAGTCCGATGAGCCTGCACAGACTGCTTTCCTCGCCGGAGTCGGCCATCCAAGGGAGAACTTCCCGCGCTATCTCGCGCTGAAGGATGGCCGCCCCGCATTCTGGGCAGGCGGAATGGGCGAAGGCCACGAGCTCATCGGCGCAACTCCGCTCGCCCGCGGCGTCTGGCATTCGCTGGCAGTATCAGTCGACGCCGATGGCAGATCGCACCTCCTAGCGGACGGAGCCGAAGTCGCGTCGGGGACGATTGCACTCGGCGTCTCGTCAAGCGCGATCCTCATGGCCCCAACCGAAGACTCTTCCTGGCCTGGCACGAAGCACTTCGGTGGCCTGCTCGCGCAGGTCAGTCTGCGCTCAACGCCGCTCTCTGCGGATGCGATCTCAGCCATGTCTACAGTGCCGGCGGGTCTCGACAATCTTCCGTTTGAAGAGGGTTCGCGGCCATGGCCCATCCAGACGCAGGGCCCATCCGGAATGGTGGCTCCGCAGGACCCGTCGCTGCTCCCGCATAGCTCTGCGCCATTCCTCGCGCCCAAAGCGGTTCCTTGGGCGGTGGGTACCGATGCCGCGATCAACGACGGCAATACGCTCATCCTTCGCCACGGCTGGATGCTCGCAGACGCTGCGGATATCAAGGTATCCGGCAGCGAAATCGCCGGCTCGAGTTTCGATGACGCGAAGTGGATGTCCGCTGTTGTTCCTGGGACCGTCCTGACGACGCTGATCGCACGTGGCGTCTATCCAGACCCGGACTTCGGCCTCGACAACATGGCCATCCCCGAGTCGCTCTCCAAGCATAGCTTTTGGTATCGCAACACCTTCACCCCGCCCGCAACGATGAAGGGCAGGAAGCTTGCAATGACCTTCCACGGCATTAACTACCGCGCGACGATCTTCATCAATGGCAACCGCGTCGGTGACGTCCTAGGTGCATTCCGCCATAAAGAGTTCGACGTGACACAGTTCGTCAAACCCGGCGAGAAGAACACCCTCGCCGTCTTCATAGAGCCCCCATTCCATCCTGGCATCGCGCATGAGCAGAGCCTCGCCGCAGGCTCCGGCGATAACGGTGGCGTGATGATGCTCGACGGCCCGACTTTCGGCGCGACCGAGGGTTGGGACTGGATACCCGGCATTCGCGACCGCAACATCGGGATTTGGCAGGATGTAGTGGTGACCGCAAGCGGCGCAGTCGAAGTCGCAGTTCCGCAGATCATCACGCATCTCAGCGATCCAGACCCAGCCATCACCACGGCCGAGATCACAGTCCGTGTGCCGCTCGCGAACGACACCAAGGCCGCCGTTCGCGGCACGGTCGGGATTGCGTTTGACGATGTCCATCTTTCGAAGGCTGTGATTGTTCCATCAGGCGGCACATCCGTCGAACTATCGCCCAAGGAGTTTCCGCAGCTTATTGTGCAGCATCCGAAGCTCTGGTGGCCGAATGGCTATGGCGCACAGGACTTGCACACCATGAAGCTTGTTTTTGAGCAAGGTAGAAAGGCTTCCGACGTTCGGGAAGAGCGCTTCGGCATCCGCGAGATCACCTACGAGATCAGCGCCTTCGATGCCAGCGGCCACGTTCGCCGCGTCGAGGACTCGCCGACGGTGGCTAAGCTGCTCGGCAAAGGCCCGGTCATCGAGCAGTCCCATGAAGGGTTTCGCGAGACACCCGAAGGCTGGATAACCTCGATCGTTCCCGGCATGGAAGACTCACCCGCGCTCAAGCCGGATGCCGACATGAAGCCTGGCACTGCGCTCGTCATTAAGGTGAACGGCATCCGGATCGCTGTCAAAGGCGGAAGCTGGGGCATGGACGATATGCTCAAGCGCGTCTCGCGCGAACGCATAGAACCCTTCTTTCGGCTGCACAAGGAAGCCAACGTCAACATGATTCGCAACTGGATGGGCCAGGACACCGAAGACGTCTTCTACGAGCTCGCCGACGAATATGGCATGTTGATCTGGAATGATTTCTGGGACTCGACACAGAACTGGAATCTCGAACCCGACGACTCCGAGCTCTTTCTCGCCAACGCGAAGGACACGATCTCCCGCTACCGCAATCATCCTTCGATCGCCGTGTGGTGCGGCCGGAACGAGGGCGTTCCTCCGCCTGCGATCAACGTCGGACTCAACAAACTAATCACCGAACTCGACGGCACCCGCTACTACTCTGCTGACTCGAACAAGATCAATCTGCATGATAGCGGTCCATACAAATACCAGGAGCCAGAGGACTACTTTACTAAGCTGTCTCTTGGTTTTGCAGTAGAAGTTGGGCTCGCCTCGCCGCCAACTCTGGAAGCCTTCCAGGCATTTCTTCCGAAAGAAGACCAGTGGCCCATCAGCGACGACTGGGCTTACCACGACTGGCATCAGGGCGGGAACGGCGCGACTGAGCCATTTGTTCAAACGATCAATGAAGAGTTCGGTCCGGCGACGAGCCTTACAGACTTCGATCGCAAGGCGCAGATGCTCAACTATGAGGGTCACCGCGCTGTCTTCGAAGGCTTCAACGCGCATCTCTGGCAGCCCAACAGCGGCCGCTTGCTGTGGATGACGCAGCCTGCATGGCCGAGTACACAGTGGCAGATCTTCAGCCACGACTACGACACCCACGGTTCCTTTTATGGAGTGAAGAAAGCTTCGGAGCCGATCCATATTCAGATGAACCTTCCCGCGCACGATGTTGCCATCATCAACAACACGCTTGTACCGCTCACGAACGTGACGGTCACAGCGCGGGTCTTCGACACAAGGAGCAAGCCACTGCTCGACAAGACCGCCACTCTCACCGCCGCTGCAAATGCCGAGACGCCCGCGTTGGCCATGGAGCTTAAAGCCGCTCTGGAGGCAGCCCGCACGGTTCTCATCAAGCTTGAACTGAAGGACAGCACTGGCAGGCTGCTCTCCGACAACTTTTACTGGCTCGCAGCGAACAAGTCTGACTACCGACGCATGAACGAGATGCCTGCTGCAAACCTCACTGCTACGGGGAAGATTTCCGCGACAAACGGAAGCGAACGCCATGCGACCATCACTCTCGTGAACTCCGGAACGGGTGCTGCGGTCGCAACCAAACTCACGCTCAAGGATGCGACAACCGGGTTACGCATCCTGCCCGCGTACTACAGCGACAACTACGTCTCACTGCTTCCGGGCGCGACGAAGACGATTGACATAGCCTATCCCACGACGAGCGCAACCACGATGATGAAAGTCGATCTGCGTGGATGGAACGTTACACCGGCTTCCATTGCGCTCGCTCCGTAG
- a CDS encoding MFS transporter: MSDKVILKLQDDESSINYQGWKVAMAAFVGVMVSFAPIVPYTFSLFLNPLHAAFGWQREAISGTFALAAITVAVVSPGIGVLLDRLPPRRIILPSIVIFALALASLSRLGPSIQRFYLTYFVLGLVANGTAQFAYTRTILTWFNRRRGLALALLLTGSGVGSILIPPLTQWVIDHHGWRDAYLMLGGVALLSLPVTALLVRNRSVPQRVDESPMSGATVGSALRTAPFWILAFIIMLSAFGENGLVTNLAAMLTEHGITVQAAALALSVKGGAGIIGRLFTGFLIDRFPAQRIQTGILLLSAAGTLVLAFSGTSAMALLGAALLGIGLGSEADVAPYLLARYFGRKHFSVLYGLTWTAYAIGGATGPMVVGHFYDRAGSYQPRCIVGLACTTLLAAGLSVFLRSDRNPYHATDISLASASISLEK; encoded by the coding sequence TTGAGCGACAAGGTTATTTTGAAGCTCCAGGACGATGAGAGTTCCATTAATTACCAGGGATGGAAAGTGGCGATGGCCGCCTTCGTCGGAGTAATGGTGAGCTTCGCTCCCATCGTGCCTTACACGTTCAGCCTGTTCCTGAACCCCCTGCATGCGGCATTCGGCTGGCAGCGCGAAGCCATCTCCGGCACCTTCGCCTTGGCAGCGATCACTGTAGCCGTCGTCTCTCCCGGAATCGGTGTTCTGCTTGACCGTCTTCCGCCGCGCCGTATTATTTTGCCCTCAATCGTAATCTTCGCGCTAGCGTTGGCGTCGCTCAGTAGACTCGGTCCGAGCATCCAACGTTTCTACCTGACTTACTTCGTCCTGGGATTAGTTGCCAACGGCACCGCCCAATTCGCCTATACGCGCACCATTCTTACCTGGTTCAACCGGCGCCGCGGGCTCGCACTCGCTCTCCTCCTTACCGGCAGCGGTGTAGGGTCCATTCTTATCCCTCCGCTTACGCAATGGGTAATTGATCACCATGGCTGGCGCGACGCCTATCTTATGCTCGGTGGAGTTGCGTTGCTTAGCTTGCCGGTCACCGCTCTTCTCGTACGCAACAGGTCTGTGCCGCAGCGAGTGGATGAAAGCCCAATGTCCGGCGCGACCGTCGGATCGGCACTCCGCACCGCACCCTTCTGGATACTTGCCTTCATCATCATGCTCTCGGCCTTCGGTGAAAATGGCCTGGTAACAAATCTCGCGGCCATGCTCACCGAACACGGCATCACCGTCCAGGCCGCTGCCCTTGCCCTGTCAGTAAAGGGCGGTGCAGGTATCATCGGCCGATTATTTACAGGCTTCTTGATCGACCGATTCCCCGCGCAGAGAATCCAGACCGGTATCCTTTTGCTCTCCGCCGCCGGCACGCTCGTCCTTGCCTTCTCGGGCACCTCGGCCATGGCTCTTCTGGGGGCGGCCCTCCTTGGCATCGGACTCGGAAGCGAAGCGGACGTCGCACCCTACCTGCTGGCACGCTACTTTGGGCGGAAACACTTCTCTGTACTCTACGGCCTTACATGGACCGCTTACGCGATTGGAGGCGCAACCGGCCCCATGGTGGTGGGACATTTCTACGACCGCGCTGGTTCCTATCAACCGCGCTGCATTGTCGGCTTGGCATGCACCACGTTACTAGCCGCCGGACTCAGCGTGTTCCTCCGAAGCGACCGCAATCCATATCACGCAACTGATATCAGCCTGGCCTCGGCCAGCATTTCGTTGGAGAAATAA